The genomic interval CACGGGCCCCCTCAGccccaaagaaggcactcggagtctcaggacaggcagcagaatcgagATTTACTGTACGGCTCACCTACAGACTCAGGTTTGTCCATCACTGGTGGGCTCAAGTGAACTAACTTATCAAAATGTTGACCTCCCTCAGTAGATTTGACTCCACTTTCCTGTTACTTTGGTTTTTGCTCTTATTAGTTCTTCTGATATTTCCAAGCCTGATGAGCGCCACACTTTAGCTTATCCATTATGGTCACCTGGCAGGCCCTCTCCTCTTCTTGAACCCGTTCAGTTCCTGCCACCATTCTCTCTAGTCCTAGTGAAGGTGGGGGGGTTTTTCTTGCTTATTAGCCCCGTTCTTCACGCTTGACCTCGACTCATATAATATCAGTAGTTTTCCAGCTtgttaagaaataataaaaaaacacaggcGCAGGCCTTTTTATGGTTTAACCCTTGCTATACTAACGTGCTTTAAGACATATAGTGCTTGTTCTTATGCATACGTTATGATTCTCTTGGAGTAAATTTgtgcaaatcatcaactttaagagtTTAGTAAGTACCAAAGCTGTCCGCatataccaccaccaccaccaccaccaccagggcCTTGGGTGTCGTGTCAGTGTACATTGAGGTGGACAGTCAAGGCCAGTGCTGGCAGAACACTCGGAGGTTAACGGGAAGAAACTGGTGTGGAGGGTCCTGTGCTGGGTGTAGAGGTGGAGTGAGCAGCACATCACTAAACAGTACGTGGGCATCATCACGCCACATGGATGGCCCAGCAAATCAGATTCATTGGGTGACATTCTCGTGATCAATCTGTCATTAGCTATGGGGATCTTTCCAGATTCTCTACAGACTGCAGGAGTCAACCCCCTGCTCAGGAATAGTAATCTCGACTCCAGATGTGTCCTCAGCTCATTTAAATTGCTCTTCTTTTCTtcgtcatcttgtaaagcactttgagctccagcCTGTTTGTGAAAATGTGACTCCAAAGCCAAGCTTAACCTTTGGCAGTCGGAACTCCTTCCAGTCTCAAACCAAACGATAAAGGAAGAGCCCACAAAGCAGTGCGCTAGATACAGAACTTAACACGAGCGCACCACGTCAAGTCGGCCTTGTAGAGAGTGCAGCACTACCGTTGAGGTGGCGTGGCACACACTCGGTTGATGAGGTCCTACTAGAGAGGTTTAGCAGAGCTGATAGGTGGACGTTGTCGAGTGGAGCGGCGCTGATGGCAAGATGGGGACAACAGCAGCAGGGTAGAGGACGAGTTGGAGAGGATGGCACAGTGTCGTTGAGAGTTGTTGACGTCCAAAAATAACCAACTGACCAAAAATGTCACAACAGTGGAGAGGAAGATTCAGGGCTGGGATGGGGAGAAAGACCAGAAGAGACCCCCCAACTAAAGGGCCTTACAGAGCACCGGTGTGTAACTGCAGACTGCTGGATGACTAAGACATGTGAGAAGGGCCTGTGCGTCACGTTCATCCTGCTTTAGAGTGTGGCATTCATGCGTTGGCACAGACAGTTCTGCTTCTTGAGGATTCTAAACATGTGGACGAGGCTCAGATTTACTCGGCTGACAGGAGTGACGGTCCAACTTCAGGGATGATTCCAGTTTTAAGTTTACTACCTTAATGTTGTTGCGTGGTGATGCGAGTGGCATACGTGGAAAGCCAAACGTGGTCCGGCAGGAGCTCCTCGCCCTGTCATGGCTGCCTTAGACTGCAGCCCACCTTACCATAATGTGATGTCTGCTCCACTGTGGTGTTCTCGTTTCCTCACCTGCTCCTCTGCTCTTTCCCTACAGGAGTACATCGTCCAAGGAGTGTTTGGAAAAGCAACGGACGACTTCTCGGACACGGGCAGGCTGGTGGAGAAGACAACATTTGGTAAGTAAAGACCCCCTGTAGCCTGCCCCCCTTTTCCACTTGGCCATAGCAGACAGGCATGTGCCACCTCTTATTGATAAGAATACTCGCCCTTTTAACATTGCAGATCATGTCACTCTGTGCAGCCTTGAAAAGGTCATCGCCATGATTGGTGGAACTCATCAGAAAGCTCTGTTGATGTAAGTGACGCTCCTGGTTGGCACAAGTCCTCCCCTTTTGTGTGTATTTTGCTAAAGCAGTGTTCTGTGTCTTTTTGACATTTACTCAATAATTATTTGGACTGCCATCTTGGGCACTGCCCATTCGCTAAGGGCCACCAATCCCTTGAAGAGCTGTCAGGTGACAGCTTTAGGCTCGAATCCATACAGGGGTGGGTGCAACAGGGTGGACAACTAAATGTACAGACAAACAGGATTGGGGGTAGCAGGACAGTGGCAGCCAGCGTGGGAATGCTGAGGTGTGAAGTGACCAGCATGTGGCAGCCGGCCTGACTGAGTGACCGCTGGCCCATTTGGCAGGGGCTCACTGCTGATGAAGTAGTTGGCATGAGGTGGGTGAACAGCAGGTATGGGGTATTGTAAGGATACCTCTAGGTGAAGGTGAAGAACTAACATGTTTGACTTTGACCTCACAGGTATGCCGGGATCGATCTGCACAGCCAGGAGGCCTACGAGCAGGCAGTAGCCGGTTTACTGCGCCCCTCACACAAGACCACCCCCCTCATCACTGGCATCCGCTGCGTGCACTTTGACCCTCCTCATTTCACTTTGGGTAAGTTGCCTCTCTAGACTTGTACGAGTAGATCCGTCCCGACGAGCTGCACCTCCCGTCTCTGATGTGTCAAACTCCTTTGCAGAGGTCCAGAGCCTGAACGAGACGCAGCAGTACCTGCGCAAGCTGGTGCACGAGATCGGCCTGGAACTTCGCTCCTCGGCGGTGTGCGTTCAGGTGCGGCGCACCTGCGATGGCCCTTTCACACAGCAGGATGCGCTCCTCCATTCGCATTGGGATTTGGACAAAGTGCGGGCAGCGGTGGCAGAGGCCGGACCCCGAGTGTGGGCTGCTCTACACCATGGCAGAGACGTACAGTCAGGGGAGAGGAGGGAGCCGGTCAGGGTCACAAACACTGGGCAGCAGAAAGTGCACACCACAGGTGACGATAAGGGCCCCTCACCTGAGCACCTGCCCTGATTATGGGGTGACACGTGGCGCCCCGCCGGCTGGGAGATGAGAGACACCATTTACAAGAGGAATTGTGCGGCTTCTGGGAAGCTAAAGACTGGAGATTAAAAGGTACACTTGTGACAGGCGTGTGGGCTTCTGCTTACCTGTGCAGGTGACACAGAGAGGTTCATGGGCGTGGGAGTGTCAGTGTGGCTGAGGTGGCTGTGTGGTAGTACCAGGTGAGCCACAGCAACAAGGCTGAGAGCCAATTCAGAGTTTGGTGACCGCCATCTTCTTTAGGTGACAGACATACGTTTGCCATGTTCCAATGTGGCAGCCTGCCCATTATGATACTTGGACAGGTTGAGTTTAGATACAAAGACTTTCTAGCACGTTGGGTTTGGAATTGTGACAATCTGCTAAGCACATCTGGGGGCGCCAACCCAACAGGTGACCCCTGCCCTGCACAGCTTGTATTGTTTTGCAGCTTTGGACCCGTTTTCAGCTGGCACAGCTACCTGGAGCACCTGTAGACACTCCAGTTAAGGTCACTGTGCCGGATTTGGTCCCACAGAAGGGGTGAGCACTGAATGTGCCAACAGTATCACCATGTGTGCCACCTTCATGCCATTCAGAGAGATTTTTCTGAGCTAAATGCAGCATTTGACTTTGCCTCTTCCTCCTTCACAGTTCCAAGGTGGCCATCTGCTTAATTGgcgtttcattttgtttgtcacCTCACCATTGGCAACTAACAACCCCATTGTGGAAAGACTGCCCTCTGTTGGCAGTTGAGAAGGGACGATTGTCACGCCCTGAGTGAGTGTGACAGAAACTGGTTTAAACAGAATTTTGACACACGAGAGTTAGCCATGCCATCAGTTTGTCACTCGTTTCTTGAGGTGACTGCTATGCTGTCCTGATGTCTCGGTCACATCTGTCGtaaaggttgtccaggtttcGGCTTCAGCACTGCGACTCGGTGGTTTGTTCTGGATCATCACAAGTCACATGTAAAGAAgctcttcctggcttcagttctgAATGCACTTAACCGTTTACCTGGCATGCCATGAAAGGCGCCTAATCAGACACACTGCCGCACTCCTGTGGATGCCCTCCTCGTTTGTCCTGCCCCTTCTTGCCCATTTTGCACCAGTTTGCATTTTAAACCAACACGTAAATTGTAGGCCGTAATGAGAAGCAGTCGATCATCTGGCTGACTGCGCTGCGATGATGGGCACCTCTCCAGGCGCCTGTGTTGAGTGTCAGCGGAGTTCACATGGTGTGGCTTCGCCCCCCATGACAGCCATCTGGCAGAGAGTGCCACCTACTGCCACCTGACAGTCTCATGACATTAC from Erpetoichthys calabaricus chromosome 9, fErpCal1.3, whole genome shotgun sequence carries:
- the trub2 gene encoding mitochondrial mRNA pseudouridine synthase TRUB2, with the translated sequence MRRAYRELQGLFAAYKPAGVHWKRVRDTIETRLIQDLRSLDRPSQPERVRFLLGSGEGQDPSELTLTATNVPVLAEHPLVKGPPFPHLKVGVGAHLDLPSSGVLILGVGSGNQLLQRLKSQHLSKEYIVQGVFGKATDDFSDTGRLVEKTTFDHVTLCSLEKVIAMIGGTHQKALLMYAGIDLHSQEAYEQAVAGLLRPSHKTTPLITGIRCVHFDPPHFTLEVQSLNETQQYLRKLVHEIGLELRSSAVCVQVRRTCDGPFTQQDALLHSHWDLDKVRAAVAEAGPRVWAALHHGRDVQSGERREPVRVTNTGQQKVHTTGDDKGPSPEHLP